In one Choloepus didactylus isolate mChoDid1 chromosome 1, mChoDid1.pri, whole genome shotgun sequence genomic region, the following are encoded:
- the LOC119526649 gene encoding U4/U6 small nuclear ribonucleoprotein Prp3-like, giving the protein MEDLEPQRKRARSDQATTGTSGSQAEDEFEEDSVPSVPLRQPRPPLLQKLLQRLSKGATKGDRGGEPRGDEDDIALRPRSNLRLLFQRQHLTEKAETPKATVNEERRKQLILFSPPRPQPETPPSPPPERLPIGSNLQPSQAATSVKDAFEKARKAAGLQARIQARLALMPGLTGDTGMPGLAGLRAMGLARPRVAFKEQTKPTPLILDDQGRTVDATGKEIELTRRMPTLKANIRAVKGEQFRQRLAEKPSEDTGSNTFFDPRVSTAPSRRWRRTFKFHHKGEFGRTAQRLRTKAQLEKLQAEISEAARRTGLHTSTEPALLAPKKELKEGDIPGMEWWDSYIVPNGFALTEENPERGDYFGISNLVEHPAQLNPPVHREPPLTLGVYLTEKERKKLRRQTRSEAQKELREKVRLGLMPPPEPKARLSNFMWVLGAAAAQDPTRLEAQVRAQMAKRQSAHEEANAARRLTAEQRRVKKIKKLKEDISEGAHVSVYRVQNLSDPAKKFKIEANAGQLYLTGVVVLHRDVNVVVVEGGPQAQMKFKRLMLHRIHWDEQTSNTQGEEEGESDEEAVKKTNKCVLVWEGTAKDRSFGQMKCKQCPTENMAREHFKKHGAEHYWDLALSESVWETTD; this is encoded by the coding sequence ATGGAGGACTTGGAACCCCAGCGCAAGCGGGCTCGCTCAGACCAGGCGACTACAGGAACCAGTGGCTCCCAGGCGGAGGATGAATTTGAGGAGGACTCCGTGCCCTCGGTGCCCTTGCGGCAGCCCCGGCCACCGCTGCTCCAGAAGCTGCTGCAGCGGCTCAGTAAGGGGGCCACGAAAGGGGATAGAGGCGGCGAGCCCCGCGGAGACGAGGATGACATCGCACTTCGCCCTCGCTCCAACCTCAGGCTCCTGTTTCAGCGCCAGCACCTCACAGAGAAGGCCGAAACCCCCAAAGCCACAGTAAatgaagagaggagaaaacagcTGATCCTCTTCAGCCCCCCTAGGCCTCAGCCAGagactcctccttcccctccaccaGAGCGACTTCCGATCGGCAGCAATCTGCAGCCCTCTCAGGCCGCCACTTCCGTGAAGGATGCCTTTGAGAAGGCAAGGAAGGCAGCTGGGCTACAAGCCCGCATCCAAGCCCGGTTGGCGCTGATGCCAGGACTCACTGGCGATACCGGTATGCCGGGCCTGGCCGGTCTCCGTGCCATGGGCCTTGCACGCCCCAGGGTGGCGTtcaaagagcaaactaaaccgaCACCACTGATCCTGGATGACCAGGGTCGCACTGTAGATGCAACGGGCAAGGAGATCGAGCTGACTCGCCGCATGCCTACTCTGAAGGCCAATATCCGTGCTGTGAAAGGGGAACAGTTCAGGCAACGGCTAGCGGAAAAGCCATCAGAAGACACGGGGTCCAATACCTTTTTTGACCCCCGAGTCTCAACTGCCCCTTCCCGGCGCTGGAGACGCACTTTCAAATTTCACCACAAGGGCGAATTTGGGAGGACTGCCCAACGATTACGGACAAAAGCTCAACTGGAGAAACTGCAGGCAGAGATTTCAGAGGCAGCTCGAAGAACAGGCCTCCACACTTCAACCGAACCGGCCCTCCTTGCTCCGAAGAAGGAGCTAAAGGAAGGTGATATCCCTGGAATGGAGTGGTGGGACTCTTACATCGTCCCCAATGGTTTTGCCCTGACAGAGGAAAATCCCGAGAGGGGAGATTATTTCGGAATCAGCAATCTTGTGGAGCATCCAGCCCAGCTCAATCCTCCGGTCCACAGGGAGCCTCCCCTTACTCTGGGGGTCTATCTCAccgagaaggaaaggaagaaacttCGGAGGCAAACCAGGAGCGAAGCACAGAAGGAACTACGAGAGAAAGTCAGGCTGGGCCTGATGCCTCCTCCAGAACCCAAAGCGAGACTTTCCAACTTCATGTGGGTTTTAGGAGCGGCGGCTGCTCAGGACCCCACGAGGCTGGAAGCCCAGGTCAGAGCTCAGATGGCAAAAAGACAGAGCGCGCATGAAGAGGCCAACGCTGCCCGAAGACTCACAGCAGAACAGAGAAGggtcaagaaaattaaaaagctgaaagaagaCATTTCAGAGGGGGCACACGTATCTGTATATCGCGTTCAAAATTTGAGCGATCCAGCAAAGAAGTTCAAGATTGAGGCCAATGCTGGGCAGCTGTACCTGACAGGGGTGGTGGTGCTGCACAGGGATGTCAACGTGGTAGTGGTGGAAGGGGGCCCCCAGGCCCAGATGAAATTTAAGCGTCTCATGCTGCATCGGATACACTGGGATGAACAGACTTCTAACAcgcagggagaggaggagggggaatcTGATGAGGAAGCGGTGAAGAAAACCAACAAGTGTGTACTAGTCTGGGAGGGGACAGCGAAAGATCGGAGCTTTGGGCAGATGAAATGCAAACAGTGCCCTACAGAGAACATGGCTCGGGAGCATTTCAAGAAGCACGGGGCCGAACACTACTGGGACCTGGCGCTGAGCGAGTCTGTGTGGGAGACCACCGACTGA